One genomic window of Polaromonas sp. SP1 includes the following:
- the pheA gene encoding prephenate dehydratase yields the protein MTANLADLRVQIDALDRELLTLLNRRAQVAEQVGEVKKREGTPFFRPDRVAQVIEQIQQANQGPLKNEHVAAVWREIMSACLALESPVRVAYLGPAGTFSEQAALQFFGASIEHVPCISIDEVFRSTGAGSASYGVVPVENSTEGVVSRSLDLFLNSPLHIVGEISLMVRHNLLRLSESLEGIEAVYAHPQALAQCQGWLTTHLPQVDRRTASSNAEGARLATTNPAWAGIASDRAATQFGLYTAAHAIQDDAFNRTRFAVVCLPQTLPSPPASGKDCVSLVVSVPNRPGAVHDILMPLKAHGVSMTRFESRPARSGQWEYYFYIDLQGHPSQDHVKAALADLQQLCAFYKVLGTYPVSD from the coding sequence ATGACTGCCAACCTTGCTGATTTACGCGTCCAGATCGACGCCCTGGACAGGGAACTGCTCACCCTGCTGAACCGCCGCGCCCAGGTGGCCGAACAGGTCGGGGAAGTCAAAAAGCGTGAAGGTACCCCCTTCTTTCGCCCTGACCGCGTCGCACAGGTCATTGAACAGATCCAGCAGGCCAACCAGGGCCCGCTCAAAAACGAACACGTCGCGGCTGTCTGGCGTGAAATCATGTCGGCCTGCCTGGCCCTTGAGTCTCCCGTGCGGGTCGCGTACCTGGGCCCTGCCGGTACTTTCAGCGAACAGGCTGCCTTGCAGTTCTTTGGCGCCAGCATCGAACACGTCCCGTGCATCAGCATCGACGAAGTCTTTCGCTCCACAGGGGCCGGCAGCGCCAGCTACGGCGTGGTTCCGGTTGAAAATTCCACCGAAGGCGTGGTGTCGCGTTCGCTCGACCTGTTTCTGAATTCGCCCCTGCACATCGTGGGCGAAATCAGCCTGATGGTGCGCCACAACCTGTTGCGCCTCTCGGAATCCCTCGAAGGCATCGAAGCCGTCTATGCGCACCCTCAGGCGCTGGCGCAATGCCAGGGATGGCTGACCACGCATTTACCCCAAGTAGACCGCCGCACCGCCTCCAGCAATGCCGAAGGCGCGCGCTTGGCCACCACCAACCCCGCCTGGGCGGGCATCGCGAGCGACCGCGCTGCCACGCAGTTCGGCCTGTATACGGCAGCCCACGCCATCCAGGACGATGCGTTTAATCGCACGCGTTTTGCGGTGGTATGCCTGCCGCAGACGCTGCCCTCGCCACCGGCTTCCGGCAAGGATTGCGTCAGCCTCGTGGTGTCGGTGCCCAACCGTCCGGGCGCCGTGCATGACATCCTCATGCCGCTCAAAGCCCACGGCGTCTCCATGACCCGCTTTGAATCGCGCCCGGCGCGCTCAGGGCAGTGGGAGTACTATTTTTATATCGACCTGCAGGGGCATCCGTCGCAGGACCATGTCAAAGCGGCGCTGGCCGACCTCCAGCAACTGTGCGCCTTCTACAAGGTCCTCGGAACCTACCCCGTCAGCGATTAA